From a region of the Deinococcus multiflagellatus genome:
- a CDS encoding M24 family metallopeptidase gives MTSPITRMQRALSATDLDGWLVYDFQGLNPHARRVLALPESAFLTRRFFVWVPRQGPATVLHNHIEGGTWGEITRHWGAVLRPFGSHAELDAALREVVAGRALAMEYSPNGAVPYVGRVDAGTVERVRAAGARAIHTSADLLQAFLAWSADDLAAHERAVAVLMTAKDDAFRLIHERLRAGQPVTELDAQAVIMRQIEAAGMQAGHAVNVSFGVNAADSHYEPSPERHATLREGECVLIDLWAQEPGRPFADVTWVAHAGTPGAEYLDAWAAVSRARDAALHRLQQDHAEQGWGQLQGWMLDRAARDAMGPEWAPHFLHRTGHDLGVQIHGAGANLDDYETRDTRTLTPGLAVTIEPGTYPAQKGFGIRSEINVYLAPEGPRVTTHTQRAPFVLGQGDWASVRAAGYGEAQG, from the coding sequence ATGACCTCGCCCATCACGCGGATGCAACGAGCCCTGAGCGCGACCGACCTGGACGGCTGGCTGGTGTACGACTTTCAGGGCCTCAACCCCCACGCCCGCCGGGTGCTGGCGCTGCCGGAGAGCGCCTTTTTAACCCGGCGCTTTTTCGTGTGGGTGCCCCGCCAGGGCCCGGCCACCGTGCTGCACAACCATATTGAGGGCGGCACCTGGGGCGAGATCACGCGGCACTGGGGCGCGGTGCTGCGGCCCTTTGGCTCGCACGCCGAACTGGACGCCGCGCTGCGCGAGGTGGTGGCCGGGCGCGCGCTGGCGATGGAGTACAGCCCGAACGGCGCGGTGCCCTACGTGGGGCGCGTGGACGCCGGCACCGTGGAGCGGGTGCGCGCCGCCGGGGCCCGCGCCATTCACACCAGTGCCGACCTGCTGCAGGCCTTTCTGGCCTGGAGCGCCGACGATCTCGCGGCCCACGAGCGCGCCGTGGCCGTGCTGATGACCGCCAAGGACGACGCCTTCCGCCTGATCCACGAGCGCCTGCGCGCCGGGCAGCCAGTGACCGAACTGGACGCCCAGGCCGTGATCATGCGCCAGATTGAGGCGGCGGGGATGCAGGCCGGGCACGCGGTGAACGTGTCGTTCGGCGTGAACGCGGCCGACAGCCATTACGAACCCAGCCCTGAACGCCACGCGACCCTGAGGGAAGGCGAGTGCGTGCTGATTGACCTGTGGGCCCAGGAACCGGGCCGCCCTTTTGCCGACGTGACCTGGGTGGCCCACGCGGGCACCCCGGGCGCCGAGTACCTGGACGCCTGGGCCGCCGTGAGCCGCGCCCGCGACGCCGCGCTGCACCGGCTGCAGCAGGACCATGCCGAGCAGGGGTGGGGCCAGCTGCAGGGCTGGATGCTGGACCGCGCCGCCCGCGACGCGATGGGCCCCGAGTGGGCGCCGCATTTCCTGCACCGCACCGGCCACGACCTGGGCGTGCAGATTCACGGCGCCGGGGCCAACCTGGACGACTACGAAACCCGCGACACCCGCACCCTCACCCCGGGCCTTGCCGTGACCATTGAGCCGGGCACCTACCCGGCCCAGAAGGGGTTTGGCATTCGCAGCGAGATCAACGTCTACCTGGCGCCCGAAGGCCCGCGCGTGACCACCCACACCCAGCGCGCGCCCTTTGTGCTGGGCCAGGGCGACTGGGCCAGCGTGCGGGCGGCTGGCTACGGCGAAGCCCAGGGCTAA
- a CDS encoding LacI family DNA-binding transcriptional regulator translates to MTRNVTIKDIARAADVSISTVSRTLNGSSAVAEAKRVRVLAAAERLGYEPNVAAQGLVRGRSMTIGVLTQDIASPFYSEVARGIDVGFAGSGYQPIFVNGHWQIQDESAAITALIRRQVDGLIILGGRLGDAQLADLHARFPLVLVGRRVAGLEGACLSVDNVQGAFLATSHLIQLGHRRIGHVTGVPSQRDAVDRLEGYRLALAEAGLAFDPRLVFEGDFSESAGIQAVEHWLGQGAALSAIFTANDQMAYGARLGLYRRGIRVPEDISLIGFDDLPASQFTLPPLTSVHQPLFEMGEQAARTVLHRLQTPDLPLTPPDLPLTLSVRESVRYARPLPH, encoded by the coding sequence ATGACCAGAAACGTCACCATCAAAGACATTGCCCGGGCAGCGGATGTGTCCATCAGCACTGTTTCGCGCACGCTGAACGGCTCCTCGGCGGTGGCCGAGGCCAAGCGGGTGCGGGTGCTGGCCGCCGCCGAGCGCCTGGGGTACGAGCCCAACGTGGCCGCCCAGGGGCTGGTGCGGGGCCGCTCCATGACCATTGGCGTGCTGACCCAGGACATCGCCAGCCCCTTTTACAGCGAGGTGGCGCGCGGCATTGACGTGGGCTTTGCGGGCAGCGGCTACCAGCCCATTTTTGTGAACGGCCACTGGCAGATTCAGGACGAGTCGGCGGCGATCACCGCGCTGATCCGGCGGCAGGTGGACGGCCTGATCATCCTGGGTGGCCGCCTGGGCGACGCGCAGCTGGCCGACCTGCATGCCCGCTTTCCGCTGGTGCTGGTGGGCCGCCGGGTGGCGGGCCTGGAGGGTGCCTGCCTGAGCGTGGACAACGTACAGGGCGCCTTTCTGGCCACCAGCCACCTGATTCAGCTGGGCCACCGCCGAATTGGGCATGTGACGGGCGTTCCCAGCCAGCGCGACGCCGTGGACCGTCTGGAAGGCTACCGGCTGGCCCTGGCCGAAGCCGGGCTGGCCTTTGACCCCCGGCTGGTCTTCGAGGGCGATTTCAGCGAGTCGGCGGGCATTCAGGCGGTGGAACACTGGCTGGGGCAGGGCGCGGCGCTCTCGGCCATCTTTACCGCCAACGACCAGATGGCCTACGGCGCCCGGCTGGGCCTGTACCGGCGCGGCATCCGCGTGCCCGAAGACATCTCGCTGATCGGCTTTGACGACCTGCCCGCCTCGCAGTTCACGCTGCCGCCCCTCACCTCGGTGCATCAGCCGCTCTTCGAAATGGGCGAGCAGGCTGCCCGCACGGTTTTGCACCGCCTGCAGACCCCGGATCTGCCCCTCACCCCTCCAGACCTGCCCCTGACCCTCAGCGTGCGCGAATCGGTGCGCTACGCCCGCCCGCTGCCCCACTAA
- a CDS encoding SDR family oxidoreductase, with translation MANLGSSTIMLTGAGGALATAIAQELDDAGAQMVLVGRGEALERAADRFPATEVLDLDLTQDSSVEALRKVKVDTLIHTVGAFAMQDIHKATTQDLRAMFDTNMTTLFHAVQGVLPHMLKQKDGLVMGVSAGQAARLSGPKSALYTASKAAVSAYVLSLHDELKAKGVRGMVLYPMGAIDTPANRDAGLSWETMIDPRGLAKSVAHALTRPDRAHITEIKVYPDV, from the coding sequence ATGGCGAACCTCGGCTCCTCTACGATCATGCTGACGGGCGCGGGCGGCGCCCTGGCCACCGCCATTGCCCAGGAACTCGACGACGCGGGCGCGCAGATGGTGCTGGTGGGCCGCGGCGAGGCCCTGGAGCGCGCCGCTGACCGCTTTCCCGCCACCGAAGTGCTGGACCTGGACCTGACCCAGGACAGCAGCGTGGAGGCCCTGCGCAAGGTCAAGGTGGACACCCTGATTCACACGGTGGGCGCCTTTGCCATGCAGGACATCCACAAGGCCACCACCCAGGACCTGCGCGCGATGTTCGACACGAACATGACCACCCTGTTTCACGCCGTGCAGGGCGTGCTGCCCCACATGCTCAAGCAGAAAGACGGCCTGGTGATGGGCGTGAGCGCTGGGCAGGCCGCCCGCCTCAGTGGCCCCAAGTCGGCCCTGTACACCGCCAGCAAGGCCGCTGTATCGGCCTACGTGCTCAGCCTGCACGACGAACTGAAGGCCAAGGGCGTGCGCGGCATGGTGCTCTACCCCATGGGCGCCATCGACACCCCCGCCAACCGCGACGCCGGCCTGAGCTGGGAAACCATGATTGACCCGCGCGGCCTTGCCAAGAGCGTGGCCCACGCCCTGACCCGCCCCGACCGGGCGCACATCACGGAGATCAAGGTGTATCCGGATGTGTGA
- a CDS encoding M20/M25/M40 family metallo-hydrolase, which yields MTHPRPADLEAQIERGLRDLAALVALPSVSAQGRCLPETAGAVTALLEAEGFTVRAFPGQVAPVLVAEAGEGPFTLLIYNHYDVQPEDPLDLWNTPPFELTEQGGRLYGRGASDDKGELVSRLAGLRALKAARGGQLPLKVKWLIEGEEEVGSPSLEAFLAEHAEALKADGVWWEFGAITPEGRPVLYAGLKGIVCVELRCVVAGSDLHSSNGAVVDNPLWRLAAVVASLRGADGTVLIPGFHDDVRPPSEADLAAIARLPGSGEALRDTYAVTRPLGESGEYHTRLNLKPVVNVNGFHGGYGGEGSKTVLPAAGMVKLDFRLVPDQDPERVVALLRAHLDAQGFGDIEIVELESHQHPARSDLAHPFVQTAVRVAQEVHGQAPILNPSSGGSGPMYPFMRHVGAPVVALGIGNVGGRVHAPNENILRRDFENGVRFAAAFLGALGDGPA from the coding sequence ATGACCCATCCCCGCCCGGCTGACCTTGAGGCCCAGATTGAACGCGGCCTGCGCGACCTCGCCGCCCTGGTGGCGCTGCCCAGCGTGTCGGCGCAGGGGCGTTGCCTGCCTGAAACCGCCGGGGCCGTCACGGCCCTGCTGGAGGCCGAGGGCTTTACGGTGCGCGCCTTTCCCGGGCAAGTGGCCCCGGTGCTGGTGGCCGAGGCGGGCGAGGGCCCCTTTACCCTGCTGATCTACAACCACTACGACGTGCAGCCCGAGGACCCCCTGGACCTGTGGAACACGCCGCCCTTTGAGTTGACCGAGCAGGGCGGGCGGCTCTACGGGCGCGGCGCCAGCGACGACAAGGGCGAGCTGGTGTCGCGCCTCGCGGGCCTGCGGGCGCTGAAAGCAGCGCGTGGCGGCCAGTTGCCCCTGAAGGTGAAGTGGCTGATTGAAGGCGAGGAAGAGGTGGGCAGCCCCAGCCTGGAAGCCTTCTTGGCCGAGCACGCCGAGGCCCTGAAAGCCGACGGCGTGTGGTGGGAATTCGGGGCTATTACCCCCGAGGGGCGCCCGGTGCTGTACGCGGGCCTGAAGGGGATCGTGTGCGTGGAACTGCGCTGCGTGGTGGCGGGCAGCGACCTGCACAGCAGCAATGGCGCGGTGGTGGACAATCCACTGTGGCGACTGGCAGCGGTGGTGGCCTCGCTGCGGGGCGCCGACGGCACCGTGCTGATCCCCGGCTTTCACGACGACGTGCGCCCCCCCAGCGAGGCCGATCTGGCCGCTATTGCGCGCCTGCCCGGCAGCGGTGAGGCCCTGCGCGACACCTACGCGGTCACGCGCCCGCTGGGGGAGAGCGGGGAGTACCACACGCGGCTGAACCTGAAGCCCGTGGTGAATGTCAACGGCTTTCACGGCGGCTACGGCGGCGAGGGCAGCAAAACCGTGCTGCCGGCGGCCGGCATGGTCAAGCTGGACTTCCGACTGGTGCCCGACCAGGACCCGGAGCGGGTGGTGGCGCTGCTGCGGGCCCATCTGGACGCCCAGGGCTTCGGGGACATTGAGATCGTGGAACTCGAAAGCCACCAGCACCCGGCGCGCAGCGACCTGGCCCATCCGTTTGTGCAGACGGCCGTGCGGGTGGCGCAGGAGGTTCACGGCCAGGCGCCGATTCTTAACCCCAGCAGTGGGGGCAGCGGGCCCATGTACCCATTCATGCGGCATGTGGGGGCGCCGGTGGTGGCGCTGGGGATTGGGAATGTGGGGGGGCGGGTGCACGCGCCGAACGAGAATATTCTGCGGCGGGATTTCGAGAATGGGGTTCGGTTTGCGGCGGCGTTTTTGGGGGCGTTGGGGGATGGGCCTGCTTAA